The Kribbella sp. HUAS MG21 genome includes the window ACCCGACGGCCAGTACTTCGGTCAGGTCAACCTGAAGCAGATCGGCGGCAGCCGTCAGCTGCACCTGCCGGTGGCGTTCTTCCGCCAGGAGGGCATCGTGCCGGTCGACCAGACCTGTACGCCGTCCACCATCGCGCGGAACACCGGCGAGTCGACCTGCACCGTGACAGTGCAGAACAACAGCTTGCAGACCACGGACGTGACCGCGGTGAGCACGCTGAGCTCGCAGCTGCGGCTGAACAGCGTCACGGGCGCGACCAGGATCGGCACGCAGATCGCGACCAAGACGGCGACTCTGGCCGGGCGGCAGCCTGACAGTCCGGGCATCGCACCGGGCGAGTTGTTCGGGTACATCCCGCTGGATTCCTTCGGTGTCACGCCGATTCCGGTCGGGGACGAGGAAGCGGTGAACTTCAACGTTCCCCCGTTCCGGTACGCCGGGCAGACGTACAACCGGATCGGGGTCACCTCCGACGGCTACAGCGTCGTCGGCGGGACCACGTCGAACGACGACGTCCAGTTCCTGCCGCAGACGCTGCCTGATCCGGCGCGGCCGAACAACGTGCTGGCGTCGTACTGGACCGACCTGGACGGCACCGGCGCACCGGGGATCTTCGCGACCACACTGACCGACGGGACGAACACCTGGATCGTGCTGGAGTCGCGGCTGCACCTGTTCGGTACCACCAGCCTGAAGGTGTTCCAGCAGTGGATCGGGGTCAACGGCACCGAGGACATCACCTACGCGTACGACCCCGGCAACCTGCCCGGTGATCCCGGTTCGGCGTTCGGGCTGACGGTCGGCGCCGAGAACTTCGAGGGCACGGCCGGCGACCAGATCTCCGGTGCGCCGGTCACGGACTACCGGATCACGAGTACGCCGGGAGCCCCGGGTGGCTCGATGACCTACTCGATGAACATCAGGGGTGTGCAGAAGGGCACCGGCACCGTGACGACCGGAACCTCCACGCCACTCGTCAAGGGCATCACGATCGAGGTCGACAAGATCGTCGTCAACTAGACCAACTCGAGTAGCACCGTTCCCGGGCCGGACCCTCGCGGGGTCCGGCCCGGACTCACTTGCCGCCGGTGAAGGTGATGCCGTTGGTGAGCTGCTTCTGCGCGGCGAAGAAGATCACCAGGCACGGGATCGTGATCAGCACCGAGGTCGCCATCAACAACGGGGTGTCGGTGCCGTTCACGGACTGGAAGCCGGCCAGCGCGAGCGGCAGCGTCTTCCACTGGTCGGAGTTGATGTAGATCGCCGGGCCGAGGAAGTTGTTCCAGTAGCCCATGAACAGCAGGATCGAGACCGCCACCACGGCGGGCCGTGCGAGCGGCAGGTAGACCAGCAGGAACATCTTGAACCAGCCGCAGCCGTCCATCACCGCGGCGTCGGCGAGCTCGGACGGCATCCGGGAGAAGAACTGCCGGAACAGGAAGATGTAGAACGGCGATCCGAAGAACGCCGGCAGGATCAACGGGTACAACGTGTCCACCATGCCGAAGTTGTTGAACAGCATGAACTGCGGCACCATCGTCACCTCCCCCGGCAGCAGCATCGTCGCCAGGACGACCGCGAACAGCACCCCGGCGAACCGCACCCGCAGCCGCGCGAACGCGAACCCGGCGAGCGAGCAGGAGAACACCGTCCCGGCGATCGGGATCAGCGTGGTCAGCACCGAGTTCAGCGCGTACCGCCAGAACGGGAACGACGTCACCGCCCGGACGTAGTTGTCCCAGAGGAACTCGTGCGGTACGACGCTCGCACCCGAGCTGCCCACCCCCGCGAGCGAACGCAACGACGTCGCGATCATCCACAGGAACGGGTACACGAAGACCAGCGAGCCCAGCACCAGGACGAGGTACAGCACGATCGTGAGCCCGACGTTGCGGCGCCAGAACGGCCGGTCGGCCCGCAGGACCAGGGGTTCCGCGACAGCGGTCATCGACGCCTCCGTTTGCGCCCGGACCGTCCGGATCCGGATAGTTCGGTTTCGTAGTACACGGCGAACGCGCTCCCGCGCAGCGTGACCGCGGTCAGCGCGAGGATGACCGCGAACAGGATCCAGGCCAGCGCCGACGCGTACCCCATCCGGAAGTTCTGGAACGCGTTGTCGTAGAGGTAGTAGACGAAGAACAGCAACGAGTCCTTCGGGCCGCCGTTCGCGATGAAGCCCTGGGTGAAGATCTGCAGCGAGCCGATGATCCCGGTGAGCGCGTTGAACAGGATGATCGGCGACAGCTGCGGCAGCGTGACGTGCCAGAACTGCCGTACCGGGCCGGCGCCGTCGAGCGCGGCCGCCTCGTACAGGTTCGACGGCACGTCCTTCAGGCCGGCCAGGTAGATCACCATCGCGCCGCCGACCGTCCACAGGCTCATCAGGATCACGGTCGGCAGCGCCCACGACGCGTCGTTGAACCAGCCCGGCCCTTGGATGCCGAGGTGCGCGAGGACGTCGTTCGCGAGGCCGTACTGCGGGTTGAACACCCACAGGAACAACACCATCTGGGCGACACCGGAGACCAGCGACGGCAGGTACCAGACGGTCCGGAAGAACCGCATCCCCGGGAGGTCCGTGTTCAGCAGCAGCGCGACGAGGAACGCCAGCGCGGTCTGCAGCGGGACGCTGAGCACGGCGTACAGCAGAGTCACCTTCAGTGCCTGGGCGACCTTCGGGTCCTGGAACGCCTCCGTGTAGTTGGCCAGGCCAACGAACTTGGGCGGCGTGATCAAGTCCCACGAGGTCAGGCTGACGTACACCGACGACGCCATCGGGCCGACCGTGAACAGCGCGAACCCGATCAGCCACGGCGAGACGAACAGCCAGAAGGCGATCGTCTTGTCCGCCCGCGGCCAGCGCCGCCGCGCCCCGTACGCCGCCAGCCCGATGACGGCGTACAGGACGATCAGCAGCAGCAGGAACGGGACCAGCGGCACCAGCACGGCGGGGACGCCCCAGGACGCCGCGACGTCACGGATCCAGCCGACGGTCGGATTCATCGCGCGAGGGCCTGCGTGCACTTCTCGGCGAGCTGCGGCAGGATCTTCGCGACGTCGTCCTTGCCGGTGCCCAGCGCGGTGTAGCTGGTCATGCCCTTCTCGGCGTCGCCGGACAGCTGCGCCTCCTTGGCGACCGAGACGCCGACCTGGCCGGTCTTCAGCGCGGTGGTGAACGCGGCCAGGTTGCGCTCGGCCGGGAGCACCTTCTCCAGGGTCGGCGCGGACGCCTCGATGATCGGCACGCCGAGCGCGGTGTTGCCCTGGATCAGCTGGTCCTGGGCCGCCGGCTGGGTGCTCACGAACTCGACGAACTTCTTCGCGGTCTCGAGCTGCTTGCCGGTCGCGGTCTTCGCGATCCCGAGCCCGTCGACCTCCATCGGGAACCCCTTGCCGGGGACCGGTACGAGCGTCCAGTTCGGCTTGCTGATCTTCGCGAAGTCGGCGACCGTCCACGGCCCGAAGTCGCTGAACGTCGCGAGCCGGCCGGCCGCGAACCACTGCGCCTGGTCCTGGCCCTGGATGTCGGTCGACGTCGGCGCGTAGCGGTTCTTCTGCATGTCGACGACGTACTGCGCCGTCTTGACGCCGGTCTCGTCGCCGAAGGTGCACTGCGTCCCGTCGGCGTTGTAGTAGCCGCGGCCGGCCGCGGTCAGCCACCCCCGGTACCAGAGGTTGCTGGAGCCGTAGACGCGGGCCTTGCCGTCGCCGTGCGAGAGCTTGGCGGCGATCGTCTTGAACTCGTCGAGGGTCAGCGGCGTGGTTGCGCTCGGCAACGGGAGGCCGGCGGCCTTGAACGCGTCGGTGTTGATCGCCATCACCTTCGGCTTGGCGGCGAACGGCATCGCGTAGTACTTGCCCTCGTACTGCATCGCGGACGAGATGTTCGGTTGGACGTACTTGGCCGGGTCGACGGTCTGCTCGAGGAAACTGGGTGCGAACCCGGCCAGGCTGGTGTTGCTGATCTCCATCACCGTCGACTGGGTGCCGGCCGCGATCGAGGTCTGCAGCTTCTGCTCGTAGTCGGACTGGATCCAGTTGGTGGTCACCTTGGTGCCCGGGTTGGCCTTCTCGAAGGCGGCGGCGATCGCCTTCAGCGACGCGGCCTCGGAGTTCGTGCCCCAGAACGCGAAGCTGATCTCGGCGGTGTCGCTCGCCTGGTTCGACGCGGGGGCGTTGCCGGTGGCGCAGCCCGCGGCGAGCAGGACGGCGGCCGCGGTGGGCAGGAGTTTCTTCATGAGCGGTCCTTGGACTGGACGACCCGGGCGGTGCCGCCGGGTGCGAGGGAATGGGTCTCGGTACCGACGGTCACGGTGAGCGGCCCCGGGCCGCTGTGCACGGTGATCTCGGTGGTGTGCTTGCCTTCTTGAGCGATGCGGAGGTCCCACGCGCCGACCGCGACATGGTCGGCGACCAGCGTGCCGATCTCGGCGGGCAGTTGGGAGGTGATGCCGAGCGCCGCGTTCGGCGCGTCCGGGCGCAGACCGAGCAGCCCCGCGACCAGATGCTCGACGACCGTGAACGAGATCTCCGGATAGTCGTCGCGGCTGTCGATCAGGTGCTTCGTCCAGCGCCAGGCGGACTCGTCGCGGCCGTGCCGGAACAGCAGCTCCGGCCAGTAGCTGAACGACTCGATGTTGAGCGGAGGGTGCGTCTCCATCTGCCGCTCGAGGTAGTCGAGGAAGCGCTCGTTGCGCTCCCCCGTACCGCTGAGGCCGAACAGCGGCACCAGCGTGTGCGACTCCAGTCCCCAGCTGAAGTCCAGGCCGTCCTTGGTGACGCCGCGGGCGAAGTGGTCCCCGTTCCACCAGTCCTCGAGGAACAGCTTCTGGATCCGGTCGGCCTCGTCGTGCCGGCCGAGCTTGCGGAGCGCGCCGTACTGCGCGGCGAGGCCGTCGCCCGCGATCAGCAGCGGCGCCTCCCGCTCGTTGTAGGTCGCCGTACCGAGGAAGATGTCCGCGGTGCCGCCGGCCTCGGGGATGCCGTCGCCGTCGGCGTCGTGGGCGGCGACGAACTCGCCGACGCTGTGCTCGTAGTACGCCGCCAGGTCCGGGTCGTCGATCCAGCGGCGGTCGCCGGTCCAGTCGTACTGTTCCAGCGCCCGGTAGGTCAGGTCGAACACCGCGGGGATCTCCCGGACGAAGTGCTCGTCGTCGCGGTAGTCGAGGTCGGCGATCCGCCCGTCGAACAGGAAGGCCCAGAGCGGGAACCACTTCCGGGCCGGCGTCGCGGAGCGGGCGAAGTGCCGGAACATCGCGAAGTTCTCGGCGTCCAGGCCGAGCAGGTGCGCGCCGGCGGCCTGGTGGCAGACGTCGCGCGAGTAGAACATCGGCCGGGACGGGTAGCCGGCCCAGTAGGACGGCAGGTTGCCGTCGCCGGTCCGCACCCAGGCGAGGGCCCGGTCGCGGGCCCAGGTGAAGGCGTCCTCGACATACGCGAGGTCGGAGCTGACAGCCAGCACGGCGTCTCCTCGGGAATCGGATATTAGCGGTAAAACTAGAGACGCCGGTCAATTCCGTCAATACCTTCTTGGCGATGGATTTTACCGCTATAGTCCAGGACGTGACGACATTCGAGATCCGCTCCCCCGACGGTCGTACCACCCGCACCGGCACCCTGAGCGGGGCGGCCGCGATCACCCCACGCCCACCCGCGGAGCCCGGTGTCCTCCGGTACGACGTGACAGCGCACGGGGCCGTGACGCTGCGGTGGACCTGGCCCGCCGAGGAGGCGGTGACGCTCTGGCAAGCGACGCAGGACTCGCGGCGCAACCTTCCGACCGACTGGGGTGCCAACCGCGAGGTCCGCTCGGTCCGCTCGGCGCCGGTGGCGACGCTGGTCGACGCACAGGACCGCGGATTGTTGACAATCTCCTTGTCGTCGAACGTCCGCGGCTGCGACTTCGCGGTCGGCGTGAACGAGGAGACCGCGGAGCAGCTGATCGAGCTGACCGTGACCGACGTCGAGGGCGACGGCTTCACGCTGCGGATCGACCTGCGGGACCAGCACTTCGCGGAAGCGCTCCGAGCCGTGACGACCGAGTGGGCGGGCGAGCTGGGCGACCGGATCGCGCCGGTGCCGGACGTCGCTCGGCAGGCGATGTACTCGACCTGGTACAGCGACCATCAGCACGTGTCCGCCGAGTCCGTCGAGCGGCACGCCCGTGCGAGTGCGACGTACGGCACCGAGGCGGTGATCGTCGACGACGGCTGGCAGACCGACGACACGCGGCGCGGGTATGCGTACTGCGGGGACTGGGAGCCGACCAGCAGCACGTTCCCGGACATGGCCGCCCACGTCCGGCGCGTGCACGAGCTCGGCCAGCGCTACGTGCTGTGGCTGGCACCACCGCTGATCGGCGTGCACTCGAAGGCGTGGGAGCACCTCCAGGACCGCACCCTCGGCTTCGCGGACGGCGAGGTCGTCGCGGTTCTCGATCCGCGCTACCCCGAGGTCCGCGAGCACCTGCTCGAGTGCTGCATCCGCCCGGTGCGCGACTGGGGCGTCGACGGGTTGAAACTCGACTTCATCGATTCCTGGGCGCGGGACGACGTACCCCCGGCGCCGGACGGCGACTGCGCGTCCGTCGACGAAGGCGTGGAGCGGTTCCTGCAGGCCGTCACCGACGAGCTGCGCGGCCTGCGACCGGACGTACTGATCGAGTTCCGGCAGGACTACGTGAACCCGCGGCTGTGGCAGTTCGGCACGTTCCTGCGAGCCGGCGACTGCGCGCTCGACCCGGTCGAGAACCGGGTCCGCACGATCGACTGCCGGCTGCTGGCCGGTGATCGCGCCGTGCACTCGGACATGCTGATGTGGCATCCGGCGGCCTCGCCGGAGAACGTCGCGCTGCACTTTGTCAACGCGTTGTTCAGTACGCCGCAGGTGTCGATGGAGCCGGACGCGCTGTCGCCGGACCACGAGCGGGTCGTGCGCCACTGGCTCGGGTTCCAGCGCGATCACGCCGACGTGCTGCTGCACGGCGTACTGCTGCCGTCGCGACCCGACGCGCGCTACACGCAGGTGCGAGCGGTCGGCGCAAACGAGACGATCGTCGCCGTGTTCACGAACCCCGTGGTGCGGGTAGAGGAGTCGTGCACCGTGCTGGTCAACGGCGGCGCCGAGCAGCGGCTGTACGTCGAGGGCGCCGCAGGTCGACCGGTCGACCTCGTAGTGTCTGACTGCTCGGGGCGCGAGGTACACCGCGAGACGATGACGGCGCCGGACGTGTGGGCGGTCGACGTACCGGTGGGTGGACTGGCCCGGATCGTGCTGGACTGAGGGGGATCGATTGGCTGCGGAGAAGCCGCGACGGACGACGGTCGCGGATGTCGCGAGGCTGGCCGGCGTGTCGGCGATGACGGTGTCGAACGTGCTCAACGCACCGCACCGGGTCGCACCGCCGACCGTCCAGACCGTGCGTGCCGCGATCGAGGAACTCGGCTACATCCCGAACCACGCGGCGCGGGCATTGTCGTCCGGCCGCAGCCAGGTGATCGGCCTGCCGCTGTACTTCGACGACGAGACCGACGGCGACTCCGAGAACCCGGGGCTCGGCGGCTTCCTGCACGGCCTGCTCGGCGGTCTGGTGAAGGCGGCCGCGGTCTCCGGGTACGGCGTGCACGTGGCGACGCCGACCGACGGCGCGACCGAGATCGCGCTGTACGAGAAACTCATCGCGGCGCGCCAGGTGGACGCGATCGTCGTCCTCGAGACGATGCCGCACGACGAGCGGATCGAGTTCCTGAGC containing:
- a CDS encoding carbohydrate ABC transporter permease; this encodes MTAVAEPLVLRADRPFWRRNVGLTIVLYLVLVLGSLVFVYPFLWMIATSLRSLAGVGSSGASVVPHEFLWDNYVRAVTSFPFWRYALNSVLTTLIPIAGTVFSCSLAGFAFARLRVRFAGVLFAVVLATMLLPGEVTMVPQFMLFNNFGMVDTLYPLILPAFFGSPFYIFLFRQFFSRMPSELADAAVMDGCGWFKMFLLVYLPLARPAVVAVSILLFMGYWNNFLGPAIYINSDQWKTLPLALAGFQSVNGTDTPLLMATSVLITIPCLVIFFAAQKQLTNGITFTGGK
- a CDS encoding glycoside hydrolase family 36 protein yields the protein MTTFEIRSPDGRTTRTGTLSGAAAITPRPPAEPGVLRYDVTAHGAVTLRWTWPAEEAVTLWQATQDSRRNLPTDWGANREVRSVRSAPVATLVDAQDRGLLTISLSSNVRGCDFAVGVNEETAEQLIELTVTDVEGDGFTLRIDLRDQHFAEALRAVTTEWAGELGDRIAPVPDVARQAMYSTWYSDHQHVSAESVERHARASATYGTEAVIVDDGWQTDDTRRGYAYCGDWEPTSSTFPDMAAHVRRVHELGQRYVLWLAPPLIGVHSKAWEHLQDRTLGFADGEVVAVLDPRYPEVREHLLECCIRPVRDWGVDGLKLDFIDSWARDDVPPAPDGDCASVDEGVERFLQAVTDELRGLRPDVLIEFRQDYVNPRLWQFGTFLRAGDCALDPVENRVRTIDCRLLAGDRAVHSDMLMWHPAASPENVALHFVNALFSTPQVSMEPDALSPDHERVVRHWLGFQRDHADVLLHGVLLPSRPDARYTQVRAVGANETIVAVFTNPVVRVEESCTVLVNGGAEQRLYVEGAAGRPVDLVVSDCSGREVHRETMTAPDVWAVDVPVGGLARIVLD
- a CDS encoding sugar ABC transporter permease → MNPTVGWIRDVAASWGVPAVLVPLVPFLLLLIVLYAVIGLAAYGARRRWPRADKTIAFWLFVSPWLIGFALFTVGPMASSVYVSLTSWDLITPPKFVGLANYTEAFQDPKVAQALKVTLLYAVLSVPLQTALAFLVALLLNTDLPGMRFFRTVWYLPSLVSGVAQMVLFLWVFNPQYGLANDVLAHLGIQGPGWFNDASWALPTVILMSLWTVGGAMVIYLAGLKDVPSNLYEAAALDGAGPVRQFWHVTLPQLSPIILFNALTGIIGSLQIFTQGFIANGGPKDSLLFFVYYLYDNAFQNFRMGYASALAWILFAVILALTAVTLRGSAFAVYYETELSGSGRSGRKRRRR
- a CDS encoding extracellular solute-binding protein encodes the protein MKKLLPTAAAVLLAAGCATGNAPASNQASDTAEISFAFWGTNSEAASLKAIAAAFEKANPGTKVTTNWIQSDYEQKLQTSIAAGTQSTVMEISNTSLAGFAPSFLEQTVDPAKYVQPNISSAMQYEGKYYAMPFAAKPKVMAINTDAFKAAGLPLPSATTPLTLDEFKTIAAKLSHGDGKARVYGSSNLWYRGWLTAAGRGYYNADGTQCTFGDETGVKTAQYVVDMQKNRYAPTSTDIQGQDQAQWFAAGRLATFSDFGPWTVADFAKISKPNWTLVPVPGKGFPMEVDGLGIAKTATGKQLETAKKFVEFVSTQPAAQDQLIQGNTALGVPIIEASAPTLEKVLPAERNLAAFTTALKTGQVGVSVAKEAQLSGDAEKGMTSYTALGTGKDDVAKILPQLAEKCTQALAR